A window from Phalacrocorax aristotelis chromosome 5, bGulAri2.1, whole genome shotgun sequence encodes these proteins:
- the RBM45 gene encoding RNA-binding protein 45 isoform X2 produces MLSPRRKGCCGRSPPAPEKSQRSPAAREPGGPSMEEGSGFRLSAECLDEPPNSRVFVVLGKDAGEALIRERFAPFGDIQNIWLLRDKRTNESRGIAFIKFARSSQACRAMEEMHGRSLVPDTKPIKVFIAQSRASGSHRDVEDEELTRIFVMIPKSYTEEDLREKFKMYGDIEYCSIIKNKTTGESKGLGYVRYLKPSQAARAIEECDRSYRAILAEPKNKSSESFEHDYYSNNMRQESRGNTLPFCGQPEFCSFEKNENRIQESVSKRLSVVSRLPFVQEQLFALFDLVPGLEYCDVQRDPHTNSGYAVIQYSTAASAIYAKYKLHGFEYPPGNRLTVIFLEDGSDSSDLIRKMATQLVTAHVSSVLRNNSAIVQQYRTPPAFGGTSGSQLLQPQTDAILPPHKKKVPPDTSVKERLFILFHPHPLPVNVLEDVFCRFGHLIKVYLVAGKNVGYAKFADRASASDAITALHGKTVNGVRLKVRLADSPTEESNKRQRTY; encoded by the exons ATGTTGTCTCCCCGGCGGAAAGGGTGctgcggccgctccccgccggcccccgAGAAAAGCCAGCGGTCCCCGGCGGCCCGGGAGCCCGGCGGCCCCTCTATGGAGGAGGGCAGTGGCTTCCGCCTCTCGGCCGAGTGCCTGGACGAGCCGCCCAACAGCCGCGTCTTCGTGGTGCTGGGCAAGGACGCCGGGGAGGCGCTGATCCGGGAGCGCTTCGCCCCCTTTGGGGACATCCAGAACATCTGGCTCCTGCGGGACAAGCGCACCAATGAATCCCGCGGCATCGCCTTCATCAAGTTCGCCCGCAGCTCGCAGGCCTGCCGGGCCATGGAGGAGATGCACGGCCGCAGCCTGGTCCCCGACACCAAGCCCATAAAG GTATTTATTGCACAATCAAGAGCATCTGGAAGCCACCGAGATGTTGAAGATGAGGAGCTTACACGAATCTTCGTTATGATACCAAAATCCTATACAGAGGAAGATCTGCGAGAGAAGTTTAAG ATGTATGGAGACATTGAATATTGcagcattattaaaaacaagacTACTGGAGAAAGTAAAGGTTTGGGCTACGTAAGGTATTTAAAACCATCGCAAGCTGCCCGAGCAATTGAAGAGTGTGATCGAA GCTACAGGGCCATTTTGGCTGAACCTAAAAATAAGTCATCTGAGTCTTTTGAACatgattattatagtaataacatGAGGCAAGAATCAAGAGGAAATACACTTCCATTTT GTGGGCAGCCGgaattttgcagttttgaaaaaaatgagaacagaattCAAGAGTCAGTCTCCAAACGTCTGTCAGTGGTATCGCGGCTTCCCTTTGTCCAAGAGCAGCTGTTTGCTCTCTTTGATCTAGTCCCAGGACTGGAATATTGTGATGTTCAGCGAGATCCTCATACCAATAGTG GGTATGCTGTGATTCAGTACAGTACTGCTGCGTCAGCTATATATGCCAAGTATAAATTGCATGGTTTTGAGTATCCTCCTGGAAATCGTTTAACTGTCATTTTCCTAGAAGATGGGAGTGATAGCTCAGA CCTCATCAGAAAAATGGCAACACAGCTAGTAACAGCACATGTGTCGTCAGTGTTGCGGAATAACAGTGCAATTGTTCAGCAGTATAGGACACCTCCT GCATTTGGAGGAACTTCTGGCTCACAGTTACTTCAGCCCCAAACAGATGCCATACTtccaccacacaaaaaaaaagttccacctgacacttctgtgaaagaaaggcttttcattctttttcatcCCCATCCTTTACCTGTAAATGTACTGGAGGATGTGTTCTG tcgTTTTGGGCACTTGATAAAAGTTTACCTTGTGGCTGGAAAGAATGTGGGCTATGCAAAATTTGCAGACAGAGCAAGTGCCAGTGATGCCATAACTGCGCTACATGGCAAGACTGTGAATGGCGTCAGGCTTAAAGTAAGGTTGGCAGACTCGCCTACAGAAGAATCCAACAAACGCCAGAGAACTTACTGA
- the LOC142057019 gene encoding LOW QUALITY PROTEIN: cytochrome c, somatic-like (The sequence of the model RefSeq protein was modified relative to this genomic sequence to represent the inferred CDS: deleted 1 base in 1 codon): MGDVEKGKEIFIQKCSDEKDGKHKTGRNLWGLFGCRTGQAAGFSYPDANKNKGVVWSENTLTERLENPKKYIPGTEIIFAGIKKQNERAGLIAYLKKSNFMKHCCSSCKASEKNVLNFD, from the exons ATGGGTGATGTTGAAAAAGGCAAGGAGATCTTTATTCAGAAATGTTCAGATGAAAAAGATGGAAAGCACAAG ACAGGACGAAATCTTTGGGGTTTATTTGGCTGCAGAACAGGACAAGCTGCAGGATTCTCTTACCCAGATGCAAACAAGAACAAAG gagttGTCTGGAGTGAGAATACACTGACGGAGCGTTTGGAAAACCCTAAGAAATACATTCCTggtacagaaattatttttgctggaattaaaaagcagaatgaaagagCTGGTCTCATTGCATACttgaaaaaaagcaacttcatGAAAcattgctgcagcagctgtaaagccagtgaaaaaaatgttttgaattttgaCTAG
- the RBM45 gene encoding RNA-binding protein 45 isoform X1, translating to MLSPRRKGCCGRSPPAPEKSQRSPAAREPGGPSMEEGSGFRLSAECLDEPPNSRVFVVLGKDAGEALIRERFAPFGDIQNIWLLRDKRTNESRGIAFIKFARSSQACRAMEEMHGRSLVPDTKPIKVFIAQSRASGSHRDVEDEELTRIFVMIPKSYTEEDLREKFKMYGDIEYCSIIKNKTTGESKGLGYVRYLKPSQAARAIEECDRSYRAILAEPKNKSSESFEHDYYSNNMRQESRGNTLPFCGQPEFCSFEKNENRIQESVSKRLSVVSRLPFVQEQLFALFDLVPGLEYCDVQRDPHTNSGYAVIQYSTAASAIYAKYKLHGFEYPPGNRLTVIFLEDGSDSSDLIRKMATQLVTAHVSSVLRNNSAIVQQYRTPPQAFGGTSGSQLLQPQTDAILPPHKKKVPPDTSVKERLFILFHPHPLPVNVLEDVFCRFGHLIKVYLVAGKNVGYAKFADRASASDAITALHGKTVNGVRLKVRLADSPTEESNKRQRTY from the exons ATGTTGTCTCCCCGGCGGAAAGGGTGctgcggccgctccccgccggcccccgAGAAAAGCCAGCGGTCCCCGGCGGCCCGGGAGCCCGGCGGCCCCTCTATGGAGGAGGGCAGTGGCTTCCGCCTCTCGGCCGAGTGCCTGGACGAGCCGCCCAACAGCCGCGTCTTCGTGGTGCTGGGCAAGGACGCCGGGGAGGCGCTGATCCGGGAGCGCTTCGCCCCCTTTGGGGACATCCAGAACATCTGGCTCCTGCGGGACAAGCGCACCAATGAATCCCGCGGCATCGCCTTCATCAAGTTCGCCCGCAGCTCGCAGGCCTGCCGGGCCATGGAGGAGATGCACGGCCGCAGCCTGGTCCCCGACACCAAGCCCATAAAG GTATTTATTGCACAATCAAGAGCATCTGGAAGCCACCGAGATGTTGAAGATGAGGAGCTTACACGAATCTTCGTTATGATACCAAAATCCTATACAGAGGAAGATCTGCGAGAGAAGTTTAAG ATGTATGGAGACATTGAATATTGcagcattattaaaaacaagacTACTGGAGAAAGTAAAGGTTTGGGCTACGTAAGGTATTTAAAACCATCGCAAGCTGCCCGAGCAATTGAAGAGTGTGATCGAA GCTACAGGGCCATTTTGGCTGAACCTAAAAATAAGTCATCTGAGTCTTTTGAACatgattattatagtaataacatGAGGCAAGAATCAAGAGGAAATACACTTCCATTTT GTGGGCAGCCGgaattttgcagttttgaaaaaaatgagaacagaattCAAGAGTCAGTCTCCAAACGTCTGTCAGTGGTATCGCGGCTTCCCTTTGTCCAAGAGCAGCTGTTTGCTCTCTTTGATCTAGTCCCAGGACTGGAATATTGTGATGTTCAGCGAGATCCTCATACCAATAGTG GGTATGCTGTGATTCAGTACAGTACTGCTGCGTCAGCTATATATGCCAAGTATAAATTGCATGGTTTTGAGTATCCTCCTGGAAATCGTTTAACTGTCATTTTCCTAGAAGATGGGAGTGATAGCTCAGA CCTCATCAGAAAAATGGCAACACAGCTAGTAACAGCACATGTGTCGTCAGTGTTGCGGAATAACAGTGCAATTGTTCAGCAGTATAGGACACCTCCT CAGGCATTTGGAGGAACTTCTGGCTCACAGTTACTTCAGCCCCAAACAGATGCCATACTtccaccacacaaaaaaaaagttccacctgacacttctgtgaaagaaaggcttttcattctttttcatcCCCATCCTTTACCTGTAAATGTACTGGAGGATGTGTTCTG tcgTTTTGGGCACTTGATAAAAGTTTACCTTGTGGCTGGAAAGAATGTGGGCTATGCAAAATTTGCAGACAGAGCAAGTGCCAGTGATGCCATAACTGCGCTACATGGCAAGACTGTGAATGGCGTCAGGCTTAAAGTAAGGTTGGCAGACTCGCCTACAGAAGAATCCAACAAACGCCAGAGAACTTACTGA